From one Streptomyces sp. NBC_01478 genomic stretch:
- a CDS encoding TOBE domain-containing protein — MQSYTIGQAARLLGVSPDTARRWADAGRVTTHRDEGGRRLIDGVDLAAFSVELAKAGEVEEDPSYTSVRNAFPGIVTAIKLGDVAAQVEIQSGPHRLVSLLTREAVEELGLEVGMEATARVKSTNVHVDRV; from the coding sequence ATGCAGTCCTACACAATCGGCCAGGCGGCGCGGCTGCTCGGCGTGAGCCCGGACACCGCGCGCCGGTGGGCGGACGCGGGCCGGGTGACGACCCACCGCGACGAGGGCGGGCGCCGGCTCATCGACGGTGTCGATCTGGCCGCGTTCTCGGTCGAGTTGGCGAAGGCGGGCGAAGTCGAGGAGGACCCTTCCTACACCTCCGTGCGCAACGCGTTCCCCGGCATCGTCACCGCGATCAAGCTCGGCGATGTCGCGGCCCAGGTCGAGATCCAGTCGGGCCCGCACCGGCTGGTCTCCCTGCTGACCCGGGAGGCCGTCGAGGAACTCGGCCTGGAGGTCGGCATGGAGGCCACCGCCCGCGTGAAGTCGACGAACGTGCACGTCGACCGTGTGTGA
- a CDS encoding Na+/H+ antiporter encodes MGSSKPQGDGMRGVGTVLALVVLATLVATFARRWRIPAPSLLVVAGLSVALLPGTPAIEISPDVIGLVVLPPLLYASAEDMSWRELKAVWKPVGILAIGLVLASAAAVGWVASTVTPLSWQMALVLGAVLASTDPVAVTALGRRLALPPRVQVLVQAESLFNDATSLVLFRVAVSIAVASAAANWGAAGGEFVVLAGGGTVIGAAVAYVVTLIRRHTEDPVLETVIALVTPYAAYVLAEGAHTSGVTSVVVAGVVLGGHGDRLTNARIRLQLNAVYGTVVFLLESVVFSLIGLALPAQVQALSDGDRAWPLYAFAVAGTLIAVRLLWLAPLSAVLQRKGGTHRVNWRVPMVLTWAGTRGVLPLAAALSIPEVTKTGAALPDRPLVLVLTTSVVVVTLVVQGFTLAPVVRRSGIALEPDHTEREEASARCHLADAGIRRLDELAELEAVPDVVLDRLRRGLNARLDDARDRLSENNGHVSHTESADLVYRQLRRDLIAVETVELQRLYDDHAISDTTRRRLQRSLDLEEARLADV; translated from the coding sequence ATGGGCTCGTCCAAGCCCCAGGGGGACGGCATGCGCGGCGTCGGTACGGTTCTCGCTCTCGTGGTACTGGCGACGCTGGTGGCGACGTTCGCCCGCCGGTGGCGCATCCCCGCGCCCTCCCTCCTCGTGGTCGCCGGTCTCTCCGTGGCCCTGCTGCCGGGCACCCCGGCGATCGAGATCAGCCCCGATGTGATCGGCCTGGTCGTCCTGCCGCCGCTCCTCTACGCCAGCGCCGAGGACATGTCGTGGCGCGAGCTGAAGGCGGTGTGGAAGCCGGTCGGGATCCTCGCGATCGGCCTGGTCCTCGCGTCCGCGGCGGCGGTGGGCTGGGTGGCGTCCACGGTGACCCCGCTGTCCTGGCAGATGGCGCTCGTGCTCGGCGCGGTCCTCGCCAGCACCGACCCGGTCGCCGTCACCGCGCTGGGCCGCCGGCTCGCGCTGCCGCCCCGGGTCCAGGTGCTCGTCCAGGCGGAGTCCCTGTTCAACGACGCGACCTCGCTGGTCCTGTTCCGGGTCGCGGTGAGCATCGCCGTGGCCTCGGCGGCGGCCAACTGGGGCGCGGCGGGCGGTGAGTTCGTGGTGCTCGCGGGCGGCGGCACGGTCATCGGGGCGGCCGTCGCCTACGTCGTGACACTGATCCGGCGGCACACCGAGGACCCGGTCCTGGAGACGGTGATCGCCCTGGTCACGCCGTACGCGGCCTACGTCCTCGCGGAGGGCGCCCACACGTCCGGCGTGACCTCGGTCGTGGTCGCCGGGGTCGTCCTGGGCGGTCACGGCGACCGACTCACCAACGCCCGCATCCGGCTCCAACTGAACGCCGTCTACGGCACGGTGGTGTTCCTGCTGGAGAGCGTGGTGTTCTCGTTGATCGGGCTGGCGCTGCCCGCGCAGGTGCAAGCCCTGTCCGACGGCGACCGGGCCTGGCCGCTGTACGCGTTCGCGGTGGCGGGCACCCTGATCGCCGTACGACTGCTGTGGCTGGCGCCGCTGTCGGCGGTGCTGCAGCGCAAGGGCGGGACGCACCGGGTGAACTGGCGGGTGCCGATGGTACTGACCTGGGCGGGCACCCGGGGTGTCCTTCCCCTGGCGGCGGCCCTGTCGATCCCCGAGGTCACGAAGACCGGCGCCGCGCTGCCCGACCGCCCCCTGGTCCTCGTCCTGACCACCTCGGTCGTCGTGGTCACCCTGGTGGTCCAGGGATTCACCCTGGCCCCCGTCGTCCGCCGCTCCGGCATCGCCCTCGAACCCGACCACACGGAACGCGAAGAGGCCTCCGCCCGCTGCCACTTGGCCGACGCGGGCATCCGCCGCCTCGACGAACTCGCCGAGCTGGAGGCCGTGCCGGACGTCGTCCTCGACCGACTCCGCCGCGGTCTCAACGCCCGCCTCGACGACGCCCGAGACCGCCTCTCCGAGAACAACGGCCACGTGTCCCACACGGAGTCCGCCGACCTGGTCTACCGCCAACTCCGCCGCGACCTGATCGCCGTGGAGACGGTGGAACTACAGCGCCTCTACGACGATCACGCCATCAGCGACACGACCCGCAGGCGGCTCCAGCGGTCGCTGGACCTGGAGGAGGCGAGGCTGGCGGACGTGTGA
- a CDS encoding DUF1707 SHOCT-like domain-containing protein: MSGELTSTTALRASHADRDRVVDVLTGAAGDGRLTAEELDERVEAALTARTMGELAVLTADLPVVAGAVAAGARDVVRIEQRACSAQRGDGWVVPRRLEIESSLGDVTLDFTQAVITHDVLHIDLDMHLGKLRLLIGPGIVVDTDSLVFSYGKVKTRGPADAGAPVDLRIEIVGQIRLGNVVVRRTRRGIRKSPKP; this comes from the coding sequence ATGTCGGGTGAGCTGACGAGCACGACCGCGTTGCGTGCCTCGCATGCGGACCGGGACCGTGTGGTGGACGTGCTGACCGGCGCGGCCGGCGACGGACGGCTGACCGCCGAGGAGCTCGACGAGCGCGTCGAGGCCGCTCTGACCGCCCGCACGATGGGGGAGTTGGCTGTCCTGACGGCCGACCTGCCAGTGGTGGCCGGTGCGGTCGCGGCCGGGGCCAGGGATGTCGTCCGCATCGAGCAGCGCGCCTGCTCGGCGCAGCGCGGTGACGGCTGGGTGGTGCCGCGTCGGCTGGAGATCGAGTCGAGCCTGGGCGATGTGACGCTCGACTTCACCCAGGCGGTGATCACCCACGACGTCCTGCACATCGACCTGGACATGCACCTGGGCAAGCTGCGTCTGCTGATCGGGCCGGGCATCGTGGTGGACACCGACTCGCTGGTGTTCAGCTATGGGAAGGTCAAGACGCGCGGGCCCGCCGACGCGGGTGCGCCGGTCGACCTGCGCATTGAGATCGTCGGGCAGATACGGCTCGGGAACGTCGTGGTGCGCCGGACGCGACGCGGGATCAGGAAATCCCCGAAGCCCTGA
- a CDS encoding NAD-dependent formate dehydrogenase, whose amino-acid sequence MAKVLCVLYDDPTDGYPTSYARDDLPVIDHYPGGQTTPTPEAVDFTPGHLLGSVSGELGLRAYLEAAGHTLVVTSDKDGEGSVFDRELVDADIVISQPFWPAYLTPERIAAAKNLKLAVTAGIGSDHVDLDAAISHGVTVAEVTYCNSISVAEHVVMMTLSLVRNYLPSHQVVLDGGWNIADCVARSYDLEGMHVGTVAAGRIGLAVLRRLAPFDVKLHYTDRYRLSEDVERELGLTWHESAEDMVPHCDVVTINAPLHPETEGLFGDKLLAQMKRGAYLINTARAKIVDRDAVDRALRSGQLAGYAGDVWFPQPAPADHPWRTMPHHGMTPHISGSSLSAQARYAAGTREILEAFFAGRPIRDEYLIVDGGALAGTGAHSYSVTK is encoded by the coding sequence ATGGCCAAGGTTCTCTGTGTTCTGTACGACGACCCCACCGACGGTTACCCGACCTCGTACGCCCGCGACGACCTGCCCGTGATCGACCACTACCCGGGCGGCCAGACCACCCCCACCCCCGAGGCCGTCGACTTCACCCCGGGGCACCTCCTCGGCAGCGTCTCCGGTGAACTCGGCCTGCGCGCCTACCTGGAGGCCGCCGGACACACCCTCGTCGTCACCTCCGACAAGGACGGCGAGGGTTCGGTCTTCGACCGTGAACTGGTCGACGCCGACATCGTGATCTCGCAGCCGTTCTGGCCCGCGTACCTGACCCCCGAGCGGATCGCCGCCGCGAAGAACCTCAAGCTCGCGGTCACCGCCGGCATCGGCTCCGACCACGTCGACCTCGACGCGGCGATCTCCCACGGCGTGACGGTCGCCGAAGTGACGTACTGCAACAGCATCAGCGTCGCCGAACACGTCGTGATGATGACGCTGTCCCTCGTGCGCAACTACCTGCCGTCCCACCAGGTCGTGCTCGACGGCGGCTGGAACATCGCGGACTGCGTGGCGCGTTCGTACGACCTCGAAGGCATGCACGTCGGCACGGTCGCCGCCGGGCGGATCGGGCTCGCGGTGCTGCGGCGGCTCGCGCCGTTCGACGTCAAGCTGCACTACACCGACCGGTACCGGCTGTCCGAGGACGTGGAGCGGGAGCTGGGGCTGACCTGGCACGAGAGTGCCGAGGACATGGTGCCGCACTGCGACGTCGTGACGATCAACGCGCCGCTGCACCCCGAGACCGAGGGCCTGTTCGGCGACAAGCTGCTCGCGCAGATGAAGCGCGGCGCGTATCTCATCAACACCGCGCGGGCGAAGATCGTCGACCGGGACGCCGTCGACCGGGCCCTGCGCAGTGGGCAGTTGGCGGGTTACGCCGGTGACGTGTGGTTCCCGCAGCCCGCCCCGGCGGACCACCCGTGGCGCACCATGCCGCACCACGGGATGACCCCGCACATCTCCGGGTCCTCGCTGTCGGCGCAGGCCCGGTACGCGGCGGGCACCCGGGAGATCCTGGAGGCGTTCTTCGCGGGGCGGCCGATCCGGGACGAGTATCTGATCGTGGACGGGGGCGCGTTGGCGGGGACCGGCGCGCACTCCTACTCGGTCACCAAGTGA
- a CDS encoding amino acid transporter, translating to MATTEHPPPSRLRAWMLEGLADMGKGGTHAAQAAPEPEQPAHQGQRWWRVMCLTGVDYFSTLGYQPGIAALAAGLLSPVATIVLVLVTLFGALPVYRRVAEESPHGEGSIAMLERLLSFWKGKLFVLALLGFAATDFLITITLSAADASTHLVENPHFTSVLHDKQMLITLILVALLGAVFLKGFLEAIGVAVYLVVAYLALNTVVVVVGMWHVATEGHVVTDWTSALTTEHGNVFAMVGVSLLVFPKLALGLSGFETGVAVMPHVEGDPDDTEQNPKGRIRDTKKLLTAAALIMSVFLIATSFITTVLIPEKEFKSGGQANGRALAYLSHEYLGNAFGTVYDFSTIAILWFAGASAMAGLLNLMPRYLPRYGMAPHWARAVRPMVIVFTLIGFLVTWIFDADVDAQGGAYATGVLVLMSSAAIAVTIAARRAQQRNWTIGFAAVSAVLLYVTVANVIERPDGVKIGACFIAGIILVSLLSRLARAFELRVTSVTFDDMAERFIRDIASRKIRFIANEPDRRDKAEYREKIEQIRNDNDLPEQEDFVFVEVTVLDASEFEAGLTVRGEVLHNRYRVLTLESSSIPNALAALLLNVRDTTGCTPHMYFEWTEGNPFANFLRFFLFGQGEVAPVTREVLREAEPDRTRRPRVHTG from the coding sequence ATGGCCACCACCGAACACCCTCCGCCCAGTCGCCTGCGCGCCTGGATGCTGGAGGGGCTGGCCGACATGGGCAAGGGCGGCACGCACGCTGCTCAGGCCGCGCCGGAACCGGAGCAGCCCGCCCACCAGGGCCAGCGCTGGTGGCGGGTGATGTGCCTGACCGGCGTCGACTACTTCTCCACCCTCGGCTACCAGCCCGGCATCGCGGCCCTGGCCGCCGGTCTGCTGTCGCCGGTGGCGACCATCGTGCTCGTGCTGGTCACTCTCTTCGGCGCCCTGCCCGTGTACCGCCGGGTGGCCGAGGAGAGCCCGCACGGCGAGGGCTCCATCGCGATGCTGGAGCGGCTGCTGTCGTTCTGGAAGGGCAAGCTGTTCGTCCTGGCCCTGCTCGGCTTCGCCGCGACCGACTTCCTGATCACCATCACTCTTTCGGCGGCGGACGCCTCCACTCACCTGGTGGAGAACCCGCACTTCACGAGTGTGCTGCACGACAAGCAGATGCTGATCACCCTGATCCTGGTCGCCCTGCTGGGCGCGGTGTTCCTCAAGGGCTTCCTGGAGGCGATCGGCGTCGCGGTGTACCTGGTGGTGGCCTACCTGGCGCTCAACACCGTGGTCGTGGTCGTCGGCATGTGGCACGTGGCCACCGAGGGGCATGTCGTCACCGACTGGACCAGTGCCCTGACCACCGAGCACGGCAATGTCTTCGCCATGGTCGGCGTCTCCCTGCTGGTCTTCCCCAAGCTGGCGCTCGGCCTGTCCGGCTTCGAGACCGGCGTGGCCGTCATGCCGCACGTCGAGGGCGACCCCGACGACACCGAGCAGAATCCGAAGGGCCGGATCCGGGACACCAAGAAACTGCTGACGGCCGCCGCGCTCATCATGAGCGTGTTCCTGATCGCGACCAGCTTCATCACCACCGTGCTCATCCCGGAGAAGGAGTTCAAGTCCGGCGGCCAGGCCAACGGACGTGCGCTGGCGTACCTCTCGCACGAATACCTCGGCAACGCCTTCGGCACGGTCTACGACTTCTCCACCATCGCCATCCTGTGGTTCGCCGGCGCCTCCGCGATGGCCGGCCTGCTCAACCTGATGCCGCGCTACCTGCCCCGGTACGGCATGGCCCCGCACTGGGCCCGCGCGGTGCGTCCGATGGTGATCGTCTTCACCCTGATCGGGTTCCTGGTCACCTGGATCTTCGACGCCGACGTCGACGCCCAGGGCGGCGCCTACGCCACCGGCGTCCTGGTCCTGATGTCCTCCGCCGCGATCGCGGTGACCATCGCCGCCCGCCGCGCCCAGCAGCGCAACTGGACCATCGGCTTCGCGGCCGTGTCCGCGGTCCTGCTCTACGTCACGGTCGCCAACGTCATCGAGCGCCCGGACGGTGTGAAGATCGGCGCCTGCTTCATCGCCGGCATCATCCTGGTCTCCCTGCTGTCCCGGCTGGCCCGCGCCTTCGAACTCCGCGTGACCAGTGTGACCTTCGACGACATGGCGGAACGATTCATCCGCGACATCGCCAGCCGCAAGATCCGCTTCATCGCCAACGAACCCGACCGCCGCGACAAGGCCGAGTACCGGGAGAAGATCGAACAGATCCGCAACGACAACGATCTGCCCGAGCAAGAGGACTTCGTCTTCGTCGAGGTGACGGTCCTCGACGCCTCCGAGTTCGAGGCGGGCCTGACCGTGCGCGGCGAGGTCCTCCACAACCGCTACCGGGTCCTGACCCTGGAGTCCTCCTCCATCCCCAACGCCCTGGCCGCACTGCTCCTCAACGTCCGCGACACGACGGGCTGCACCCCGCACATGTACTTCGAGTGGACCGAGGGCAATCCGTTCGCCAACTTCCTCCGCTTCTTCCTCTTCGGCCAGGGCGAGGTCGCCCCGGTCACCCGCGAGGTCCTGCGCGAGGCGGAACCGGACCGGACGCGGCGCCCGCGCGTGCACACCGGCTGA